The proteins below come from a single Benincasa hispida cultivar B227 chromosome 4, ASM972705v1, whole genome shotgun sequence genomic window:
- the LOC120076760 gene encoding uncharacterized protein LOC120076760: MHAIKGGWTGHPLALAQNNEAEGRKTRIRRSKEERKAMVEVFIKKYQESNNGSFPSLNLTHKEVGGSFYTVREIVRDIIQENRVLGPGKLLEEEEHRIDHSLEENPLHSIAIEPQSPLTLSAKEVHFPINYDQDINEEPIFVSDEQCTTTNIQGSQNGPIINGSLVDINDKEPGEFIESELLVNEHKKVEEVVKEESGMPINHVTPLATDVVVETFPLDSGSWGVNGSDVRSEILISTSASEKQVSQTIELESDVGLFNIKASGCVVEKAEENFAGPLSESDMVEAAQIVETSNGSTVKEGIIYEVGGPELEVCSDTPISVTFEQGQKSSEMKAPNASPSTIENLNKTFSNGFDQASKIKEETEMENKVDAGQTGGSQKESIPTLNRINLESWEGMSKNSSKAENNPVLEIFKAFIAAFVKFWSE, encoded by the exons ATGCATGCTATAAAGGGTGGGTGGACGGGGCATCCTCTTGCCCTAGCCCAGAACAATGAGGCTGAAGGGAGGAAGACCAGAATTCGGCGTTCAAAGGAGGAAAGGAAGGCAATGGTTGAAGTCTTCATAAAAAA GTACCAGGAATCAAATAATGGGAGTTTCCCCTCACTCAACCTTACTCACAAGGAAGTTGGTGGATCTTTCTATACGGTGCGAGAGATTGTACGTGATATAATCCAAGAAAATAGAGTCCTTGGTCCAGGAAAGTTATTAGAAGAGGAAGAACACAGAATTGATCATTCACTTGAAGAGAATCCACTCCACTCAATTGCTATTGAACCTCAATCTCCTTTAACGTTATCGGCTAAGGAAGTCCATTTTCCAATCAACTACGACCAAGATATAAATGAAGAACCAATCTTTGTTTCAGATGAGCAATGCACTACAACAAATATTCAGGGATCACAGAATGGGCCAATAATTAATGGTAGCCTGGTGGACATAAACGACAAGGAACCTGGGGAATTTATCGAGTCAGAGTTGCTAGTAAATGAACACAAGAAAGTAGAGGAAGTGGTAAAAGAGGAATCAGGAATGCCAATTAATCATGTAACTCCTTTGGCAACAGATGTTGTGGTAGAGACATTCCCATTGGATTCAGGTTCTTGGGGTGTTAATGGTTCAGATGTAAGATCTGAGATATTGATTTCAACCAGTGCCTCAGAAAAGCAAGTTAGTCAAACCATTGAGTTAGAATCAGATGTTGGCTTGTTTAACATTAAAGCTTCTGGCTGTGTAGTTGAGAAAGCAGAGGAAAACTTTGCAGGTCCATTATCAGAATCTGATATGGTGGAGGCAGCACAAATTGTTGAAACATCTAATGGATCTACTGTGAAAGAAGGTATCATTTATGAAGTTGGGGGTCCTGAGTTGGAAGTTTGCAGTGATACTCCAATATCTGTGACCTTTGAACAAGGCCAGAAATCTAGTGAAATGAAG GCTCCAAATGCTTCTCCAAGTACTATTGAGAATCTCAACAAGACATTCAGCAATGGGTTTGATCAGGCCTCAAAAATCAAAGAGGAGACagagatggaaaataaagtAGATGCTGGACAAACTGGTGGCTCCCAGAAAGAAAGCATTCCAACTTTAAACAGAATTAATCT TGAATCATGGGAAGGGATGTCCAAAAACTCATCAAAAGCCGAAAACAACCCGGTTTTGGAAATCTTCAAGGCATTTATCGCTGCCTTCGTGAAGTTTTGGTCTGAGTAA
- the LOC120075138 gene encoding cyclin-dependent protein kinase inhibitor SMR1-like → MSMDLEFPKNLPKIRLPLQVRSPPKPSLSDNIPSSASDRDSDLDRRSCRTPTSAEHKIPKILSCPGAPKKPKRPPVPCKRKLTMELKFFEIVNQEEVDNFFRSAYDLEASSTAPPKRTCCRST, encoded by the coding sequence ATGTCCATGGACCTTGAATTCCCCAAAAATCTCCCCAAAATCCGCCTCCCTTTACAGGTCCGATCCCCTCCCAAACCCTCTCTTTCCGACAACATACCATCATCCGCCTCCGATCGCGACTCCGACCTCGACCGCCGCTCCTGCCGGACACCCACCTCCGCCGAGCACAAGATTCCCAAGATCCTCAGCTGTCCTGGCGCTCCCAAGAAGCCTAAACGCCCGCCGGTCCCTTGCAAGAGGAAGTTGACCATGGAGCTCAAATTCTTCGAGATCGTCAATCAAGAAGAAGTCGATAATTTCTTCCGATCCGCTTACGATCTTGAAGCTTCTTCCACAGCGCCGCCCAAGAGGACCTGCTGCCGGTCAACCTGA